The DNA window TGGGACGTTTCTAGTCCCTTCCGCCTGATTCCGTTTTGCCTCCATATAATAATCTGTAATGGAATAGGGACCTACTGCCGCGGGACATTCTGGATTCAGAAGATAAGTTTCTGGTTCATAGTCCCCTACAAACCCTCTTACTTCCTCATCCTCCAGGAGTTCAATATTTTCTACCGCATGGCTGGTAATAAATCCATCCTGGCAGATCATAATAGGAAGTTTCACATCTTTATGTTCTGCAATCCGGTATGCCTGGACCATATTATCGTAGGCTTCCTGATTATTTTCCGCATAGATCTGGATCCATCCGGTATCTCTCGCGCCCATACTGTCCGAGTGATCACAGTTGATGTTGATAGGACCGGACAGCGCCCGGTTCACAAGCGCAAGAGCGATCGGAAGGCGATTGGATGCCGCGATATAAAGTTCTTCCCACATATAAGCAAGACCACAGGACGATGTGGCCGTCAGACTCCTGGCCCCTGCCGCGGAAGCGCCGATAGCCGCGCTCATAGAGCTGTGCTCGCTTTCTACTGGAATAAACTCTGTATCTACCTGTCCATTTGCCACAAAAGAAGCAAAATACTGAGGAATCTCTGTGGACGGTGTGATCGGAAACGCCGGGAACACATCCGGATTGATCTGGCGCAGCGCCACCGCCACTGCTTCGTTTCCTGATAAACGCTCTCTTCTCCCCATAACTATTCCACCCCTTCCATTGTAATCGCCCCAAAGGGACAAGATTTCACACAAATCCCGCATCCTTTGCAGTGATCGTAATCAAACGCGCCTCGTTTTCCATCCTGTACCGGAATACAGCTGTCTGGGCAGACAGGCGTACATAAAAGGCACTGTTTGCACTTTTCTTCTATAAATACCGGTTTGTCGGTTGACCACTCACCGGTTTTGAATGATCTGGAAGTTCCGGCTCCGGCGATCACCATTCCTTCGGTCAGGTCTTCCCAGCTCACTTTTACATCCAGTCGATCAATCTCTGCCGCCATCAGCGCACCTCCTTAAATGCCATCTTAAGAGCTTTCATATTTCCATCGATCACTTCCGGCTTCCCGGCAAATTTATGACGGAAGGATGCTTCCATTTCCTTCATAAAACGATCTTCTTCCATGATCCCGGCCACTTTCACGATAGCCGCCAGCATTGGGGTGTTGGGAAAATATCTTCCCATAGCCTCCATTGATACTTTATGGGCGTCTATAGTATAGACCGCGCCCTCATATCCTCTTAAATGCGGAAGGATTGCTTCTTTTGGCTTTGCGGTATTGACCAGAATCGCTCCTTCCTTTTTCAGGCCGGCCGTCACGTCTACGGCTTCCAGGAGAGATTCATCCACCACTACTACATACTTTGGGTCGTAGATATTGGAATGTACCCGGATCTTCACATCACTGATCCGGTTGTACGCGGTGATCGGCGCGCCCATACGCTCCGGTCCGTATTCCGGGAATCCCTGCACATACTTTCCCGTTTGGAAAGCCACGTCCGCAAGGAGAAGCGCCGCTGTCTTGGCACCTTGTCCGCCCCGGCCGTGCCATCTGATCTCGATTGCTTCACTCATATTCCTTCTTCCTTTCTGTCCATTATCTTTCTATTCTACTGTAAGATCCTCTTTCTGTCCAGATGCCTTTCATAGGCAGGCGGGCAAAATGCCAAAAAACAGCGGCCATTTGGCCGCTGCCTCCCTATTTCCCCTCTGCGCGTGTGTTTCGGATGATCTTACGGATCGGCAGGATACAGGCCGGCGATACAGAAAGCTCATCCACTCCCATTTTCAAAAATGTCTCTGTCAATGCGGTATCCGCCCCCAATTCTCCACAGATTCCTACCCAGCATCCTTCCTTGTGTCCGTTTTCCACCGTCATCTGGATCATCCGCAGGACCGCCGGATGGTGCGGATCATAGATGTTATCCAGCTTCGCGTTCTGTCTGTCGATAGCCAGCGTATACTGAGTCAGATCATTGGTGCCGATACTGAAAAAATCCACTTCCTTAGCCAGCTCCGCGCTGATCATGACGGCCGCCGGCGTCTCGATCATGATCCCCTGCTCGATCTCTCCATAGGGAATCTCTTTTGCGTCAAATTCCGCCTGGATTGATGTCATGATCTTTTTGATCCTGCGTACTTCATCCACAGAGATGATCATAGGATACATGACTGCCAGATTCCCATAGGCGCTGGCCCGCAGAAGCGCCCGAAGCTGGGTTCTGAATACTTCCTCACGATCCAGACAGATCCGGATCGCCCGATATCCCATAGCCGGATTCTCTTCTTTGTCCAATCGGAAATAGTCCACCTGCTTGTCCGCCCCGATATCCAGTGTCCGAATGACAACTTTTCTCCCGGCCATCATCTCCAGCGCTGATTTGTAAGCCTGGAACTGTTCCTCTTCGCTGGGATAATCCTGTTTCTCCAAATAGAGAAACTCACTTCGGAACAATCCGATACCATCCGCATCGTTCTCCAGCACTTTGGCGATATCTCCCTCGCTCCCGATATTGGCAAAAAGCCGGATTCGTTTCCCATCCAGGGTAATGTCTTCTTTCCCTTTCAATTCCTGAAGCAGCGACCTCTGCCGCTCCTGTTCTTCCTGCTTTGTCCGATAATCTGCCAGTGTATCCTCGTCTGGATCCAGAATCAGTTCCCCCTTGTCGCCATCGATCACCGCCATCTTTCCATTGAGTCTCTCATCCACAGGAATCCCGATCAAGGCCGGAATATTCATGGTCCGGGCCAGGATAGCGGTATGAGAATTGGAAGAACCAAATTCTGTCACAAATCCCAGAAGTTTTGACTTGTCCATCTGGACTGTTTCACTGGGCGCCAAATCCTTGGCCGCCAGAATCACCGGCTCATCTCCCAGATCCCCGGAATTCTCGCTTCCCTGCAGAATCCGTATCACCCGTTCCGCAATATCCTTGATATCCGCGGAACGGGCCTGAAAATATTCGTCTTCCATCTGGGCAAACATTTTGGAGAAGTTATCGCCTGTAGCGGCCACAGCATATTCTGCGTTTACCTTCTGTCCATCGATCATATTGAAAATGGAGTCGTTAAAATCTTCATCCTCCAGCATCATAGCATGGACTTCAAAAATAGCGGCGTTAACTTCTCCCACTTCTTTGAGCGCTTTCTCATAAAGCTCGTTTAACTGCCGCGCGGCTGTCTCTTTTGCCGCTTCATATCTGGCCTTCTCAGCCTCCGCATCCGCCGCGCTCCTGCGCTGCACCACCTGTTCCCCCTTAGAATAGCACAAGATTCTTCCGATGGCGGTGCCTTTTAAAATGGATTTCCCGGCATACTTTTCCATCTTGGTGTTCTCCCTTCCTTCTGTCCCGCGATTACAGATTCTCTTTGAAGAAAGTCTCCATCGCGGCGATTGCCTCTTCCTCATCTGGGCCGTCTGCTGTGATAGTGATCTCTGTCCCGTGTTTGATCCCCATCCCCATCACTGCCAGCAGTTTCCCAGCTTCCGCTGTTTTCCCGTTTCCTTCCAAAGTGATCTTGGACTGGAATTTCTTCACTTCTTTTTGCAGAACTCCTGCTGGTCTCGCGTGGATTCCTAATTCATCCTGGATAGTGTACTTAATCGTTTTCATAGATCATCTCTCCTTTTTTAATGTATTATATTATGATACCAGAGCCGTCAAAGGCCCTCTGTACTGCCGTGTTTATTTCCAATTCTCCCCGTTTCAGTCCTTCTTGTACAGAACCGCCGCCTCATAAGGCCGCAGAGTGATCCCGCCTTCTTCCGGCGCCGGGTCTTTATAATTACTCAGAAGACAGCTATACTGTTTCAGATCCTCGTCCATCTCCCAGGCCGTCTCCTTCCCGTAGAAATTACAGATCACAAGCAGTGTCTCCCCCTTCCAGCGCCGGCGGTAGGCAAGCACAGAAGGATGGGCTTCATCCAGCGGCTCAAAATCTCCATATCCTATGATATCATACTCTTTGCGCAAAGCCGCCAGTTTTTGATAATAATGGAAGATAGAATCTTCATCTTCCAGCTCCGCCTCCGCATTGACTGTATGGTAATTAGGATTCACCTCTATCCAGGGTTTCCCCGATGTAAACCCGCCGTTCTCCTCATCCTTCCACTGTACCGGCGTACGGCTGTTGTCTCTGGAGTGGATCTGAAGGATCTGGTACGCGTTTTCTTCTGTCAGCCCCTTCTCCTGAAGAATCCGAAAATGATTCAGACTTTCCACATCCCGGTACTGGGAGATGTCTGTAAATCCCGGATTGGTCATCCCCAGTTCTTCTCCCTGATAAATATATGGAGTACCTCTGAGACAATGGATGACTGTAGCCAGCATCTTCCCCGATTCCTTCCAGTATCTTTTGGTATTTCCAAATCTGGATACCACTCTTGGCTGGTCGTGATTACACCAGAATACGGCATTCCAAGCATGGTGCTCCGCCATATGGGTCTGCCAGTCAAACAAGATCCTTTTTAATTTGAGAAAATCAAAGGGAACCATGACCCATTTCTCATTTCCCATAAAATCTACTTTCAAATGATGGAAACTAAAGACCATAGAAAGCTCTTTTCCATCCTCTCCCGCGTAACGGTAACAGTTCTCCATCGTAGTGCTGGACATCTCGCCTACAGTAATGATCTGAGCGTCTGTTCCGAAAGTCGTTTCGTTTAGTTCCTGAAGATATTCATGGATCTTAGGCCCATCTGTATAGAACCGGCGGCCGTCGCCCTCATCGTCGTCCTCATATTTCCCCTTACTGATCAAATTGACCACATCAAACCGGAATCCTTTGACGCCTTTTTCCATCCAGAATCGGACCACCTTCTGGATCTCTTTTCTCACTTCCGGATTTTCCCAGTTTAAATCCGGCTGAGTCACATCAAAAAGATGCAGATAATATTCGTCAAATTCCTCCACATACTCCCAAGCGCTCCCGCCAAACTTACTCTCCCAGTTGGTAGGCGGCGTTCCCGGCTTCTTCCCTTTTCGGAAGATATAAAACTCTTTATATTTCTCATCTCCGGCAAGCGCCTTCTGGAACCATTCGTGATGGCTGGATGTATGATTGAAAACCATATCAAACATCAAGGATATCCCTCGTTCTCCGGCTTCCCGGATCAACTCTTCCAGATCTTCCATCGTCCCATATCTTGGGTCCACCCGGTAATAATCTTCCACATCGTATCCATTATCATTCTGCGGGGATACAAAAAATGGCGTCAGCCAGATATAATCCGCCCCAAGCTCTTTGATATAATCCAGCTTTTCCGTTACCCCTTTCAGATCTCCAAAGCCATCCCCATTACTGTCATAGAAAGACTTTGGATAAATCTGATATACGACACTCTTCTTAAAATCTGACATCGCCGTCCCTCCTTACGCGAATCTGATGATCGGGGTCTCTCCCGCCACAGCGTCCATTCCTGAAAGATATTCGGCGCTGCCCGCTTCTCCTTCTTCCGTCACAATAAACACGGTCACAGAAGGATGGCCCGCCGCGCGGATCTTTTCTTTATCAAAGCGGATCAGCGGCTGGCCTTCCTTGACCTGCTGCCCTTGTTCCACCAAAAGCTCAAAGCCGTCTCCTCCCATGTCTACCGTATCGATGCCGACATGGATCAAAAGTTCCGCGCCGTTGGCAAATACCAGGCCGCAGGCATGTCCGGTATCCGCCATGACCACGCCCACCGTGGCGTCTCCCGGCGCGACTACTGTATCATTCTCCGGCTCAATGGCGACTCCTTCTCCCATCACACACTGAGAGAAGACCTCGTCTGGTACTTCACTGATGGGAATCACCTTTCCCGTCAGCCCTGCTTTCAGCTCTGTGACCCCGGTTGGCGTTTCCTGTTCTTTTTCATCCTGCTCTTCCGCTTCTTTCTCTTTTATGTCAGCTTCTTCGCCAAACAAGTCCGCTTTGGACAGTTTCGCCTTCCCCACCATAAAAGTAAGGATAAACGGGACCACGACGGCAGTCAGCATGGCAAGGGCAAAGACCAGGTAATACTGAGGCACGATCGAAAGAATCCCCGGCAAGCCGCCGACGCCGATACTTAAAGCCTGGACTCCAAATCCCACGGAGATCACAGCCGCGCAGGCCGATCCGACCATCCCGCAGAACAGAGGAAATCCGTATCTCAAATTCACGCCGAACAACGCCGGCTCTGTAACCCCCAGATAGCAGGAGATACATGCCGGTACATTTACCTGCTGAGCGCGCTCATTCTTCTTCTGCAATACGCTCATCGCTAAAACCGCGGAACCCTGGGCAATATTGCTCAATGCGATCATCGGCCATAAGATCGTAGTCTGGGTGGGTGTAGACGCGATCAGCTGGCTGTCAATGGCATTGGTCATATGATGCAGCCCCGTCATGACTACGGGAGCGTACAGAAAGCCAAAGATCCCCGCGAATATAAAACGAAAATCCGAAGTCAGACCTGCGTAGACCACGTCCGCGATCGCGTTTCCGATGGTCCAGCCGACAGGGCCAACGACCATATGTGCGATGAATACCGCCGGTACCAGCGAGCAAAAGGGAACCACGATCATACTGACTACCGCCGGGCAGATCTTACGGAAGAATTTCTCCAGATATACCAGGACAAATCCTGCCAGCATAGCCGCGATTACCTGGCCCTGATATCCGATCATTTGAACCTTGGCAAACCCAAAGTCCCAAACCGGAATCTGATCCGCCGGAGTGGAAGCCACATCAAATCCATTCAGGAGCTGAGAAGAAACCAAGGTCAATCCCAAGATGATCCCAAGGATCTGCGTTGTCCCCATCTTCTTCGTGATAGACCACACGATATCTACCGGAAGCAACCAGAATACCGCCTCTCCGATCAGCCAAAGGAAGCTGTCAACACCTGCCCAGAATTGAGAAATATCTACTAATGTTTTGGTCCCGTTTTCAAAAAACGCGATGCTGTCGATCACATTGCGGAAGCCCAGCACAAGACCTCCGCATATCAGCGCGGGGATGATGGGCGCGAAAATCTCTCCCAGATTGCTCATCAGGCGCTGAAGCCAACTCTGATTTGTTTTGGCCGCCTGCTTGGCCGCCTCCTTACTGACCCCTTCGACTCCCGCGTATGCTGTAAATTCGTTATAGAAGGTAGATACGTCATTCCCGATGATCACCTGATACTGTCCGGCCTGGGTAAAGGTACCCTTGACCGCCTTAATCTTCTCGATTGCCTTGGTATCTGCTTTCTTCTCATCCACCAGAACGAATCTCATTCTTGTCATACAGTGGGATACCGCTGAAATATTTTCTTTCCCGCCGATCAGTTTCAGCAGTTCTTGTACATCTTCCGTGTACCTTGCCATGTTTGTGCCTCCTACATGATTCCTTTAGCTTGTTTAAACAAGTAGAATATAGCACACTTGTTTAAACATGTCAACGCATTTCCTTGACTTTTCCGCTAATCTCTTTATAATAAAATCAGAAAGATGTTTAAACAAGTAACCCTCACGAAAGACAGGTCGAAGCATTATGCCAAAAGCAAAATATAATGAGATCTATCGGGATCTGAAGCAAAAAATAGAAAATGAGGAATATGCCTATCAGGATCTTCTTCCATCGGAACACTCTCTGGTGGCCGCCTATGGATGTTCCAGAAATACGATC is part of the Lachnospiraceae bacterium KGMB03038 genome and encodes:
- the porA gene encoding pyruvate ferredoxin oxidoreductase, with protein sequence MGRRERLSGNEAVAVALRQINPDVFPAFPITPSTEIPQYFASFVANGQVDTEFIPVESEHSSMSAAIGASAAGARSLTATSSCGLAYMWEELYIAASNRLPIALALVNRALSGPININCDHSDSMGARDTGWIQIYAENNQEAYDNMVQAYRIAEHKDVKLPIMICQDGFITSHAVENIELLEDEEVRGFVGDYEPETYLLNPECPAAVGPYSITDYYMEAKRNQAEGTRNVPRVVSQVAEDFAKISGREYGLFEEYRMDGAKRAVVLIGSAAGTAKDAVDQLRNQGEKVGLIKIRLYRPFPAEEIAQALADVQAVAIMDRAESFSNHGGPLGADVMAALYRARAKALAVNYIYGLGGRDVRVEDIAQVFADLEQIQKDQDAGETYRYLGLRTKGEERSHGL
- a CDS encoding 4Fe-4S dicluster domain-containing protein, which encodes MAAEIDRLDVKVSWEDLTEGMVIAGAGTSRSFKTGEWSTDKPVFIEEKCKQCLLCTPVCPDSCIPVQDGKRGAFDYDHCKGCGICVKSCPFGAITMEGVE
- a CDS encoding pyruvate synthase; the encoded protein is MSEAIEIRWHGRGGQGAKTAALLLADVAFQTGKYVQGFPEYGPERMGAPITAYNRISDVKIRVHSNIYDPKYVVVVDESLLEAVDVTAGLKKEGAILVNTAKPKEAILPHLRGYEGAVYTIDAHKVSMEAMGRYFPNTPMLAAIVKVAGIMEEDRFMKEMEASFRHKFAGKPEVIDGNMKALKMAFKEVR
- the ptsP gene encoding phosphoenolpyruvate--protein phosphotransferase; its protein translation is MEKYAGKSILKGTAIGRILCYSKGEQVVQRRSAADAEAEKARYEAAKETAARQLNELYEKALKEVGEVNAAIFEVHAMMLEDEDFNDSIFNMIDGQKVNAEYAVAATGDNFSKMFAQMEDEYFQARSADIKDIAERVIRILQGSENSGDLGDEPVILAAKDLAPSETVQMDKSKLLGFVTEFGSSNSHTAILARTMNIPALIGIPVDERLNGKMAVIDGDKGELILDPDEDTLADYRTKQEEQERQRSLLQELKGKEDITLDGKRIRLFANIGSEGDIAKVLENDADGIGLFRSEFLYLEKQDYPSEEEQFQAYKSALEMMAGRKVVIRTLDIGADKQVDYFRLDKEENPAMGYRAIRICLDREEVFRTQLRALLRASAYGNLAVMYPMIISVDEVRRIKKIMTSIQAEFDAKEIPYGEIEQGIMIETPAAVMISAELAKEVDFFSIGTNDLTQYTLAIDRQNAKLDNIYDPHHPAVLRMIQMTVENGHKEGCWVGICGELGADTALTETFLKMGVDELSVSPACILPIRKIIRNTRAEGK
- a CDS encoding HPr family phosphocarrier protein, with amino-acid sequence MKTIKYTIQDELGIHARPAGVLQKEVKKFQSKITLEGNGKTAEAGKLLAVMGMGIKHGTEITITADGPDEEEAIAAMETFFKENL
- the treC gene encoding alpha,alpha-phosphotrehalase encodes the protein MSDFKKSVVYQIYPKSFYDSNGDGFGDLKGVTEKLDYIKELGADYIWLTPFFVSPQNDNGYDVEDYYRVDPRYGTMEDLEELIREAGERGISLMFDMVFNHTSSHHEWFQKALAGDEKYKEFYIFRKGKKPGTPPTNWESKFGGSAWEYVEEFDEYYLHLFDVTQPDLNWENPEVRKEIQKVVRFWMEKGVKGFRFDVVNLISKGKYEDDDEGDGRRFYTDGPKIHEYLQELNETTFGTDAQIITVGEMSSTTMENCYRYAGEDGKELSMVFSFHHLKVDFMGNEKWVMVPFDFLKLKRILFDWQTHMAEHHAWNAVFWCNHDQPRVVSRFGNTKRYWKESGKMLATVIHCLRGTPYIYQGEELGMTNPGFTDISQYRDVESLNHFRILQEKGLTEENAYQILQIHSRDNSRTPVQWKDEENGGFTSGKPWIEVNPNYHTVNAEAELEDEDSIFHYYQKLAALRKEYDIIGYGDFEPLDEAHPSVLAYRRRWKGETLLVICNFYGKETAWEMDEDLKQYSCLLSNYKDPAPEEGGITLRPYEAAVLYKKD
- the treB gene encoding PTS trehalose transporter subunit IIBC; its protein translation is MARYTEDVQELLKLIGGKENISAVSHCMTRMRFVLVDEKKADTKAIEKIKAVKGTFTQAGQYQVIIGNDVSTFYNEFTAYAGVEGVSKEAAKQAAKTNQSWLQRLMSNLGEIFAPIIPALICGGLVLGFRNVIDSIAFFENGTKTLVDISQFWAGVDSFLWLIGEAVFWLLPVDIVWSITKKMGTTQILGIILGLTLVSSQLLNGFDVASTPADQIPVWDFGFAKVQMIGYQGQVIAAMLAGFVLVYLEKFFRKICPAVVSMIVVPFCSLVPAVFIAHMVVGPVGWTIGNAIADVVYAGLTSDFRFIFAGIFGFLYAPVVMTGLHHMTNAIDSQLIASTPTQTTILWPMIALSNIAQGSAVLAMSVLQKKNERAQQVNVPACISCYLGVTEPALFGVNLRYGFPLFCGMVGSACAAVISVGFGVQALSIGVGGLPGILSIVPQYYLVFALAMLTAVVVPFILTFMVGKAKLSKADLFGEEADIKEKEAEEQDEKEQETPTGVTELKAGLTGKVIPISEVPDEVFSQCVMGEGVAIEPENDTVVAPGDATVGVVMADTGHACGLVFANGAELLIHVGIDTVDMGGDGFELLVEQGQQVKEGQPLIRFDKEKIRAAGHPSVTVFIVTEEGEAGSAEYLSGMDAVAGETPIIRFA